From one Eucalyptus grandis isolate ANBG69807.140 chromosome 9, ASM1654582v1, whole genome shotgun sequence genomic stretch:
- the LOC104419469 gene encoding probable galacturonosyltransferase 9, with translation MAVPVRGGRGGSAFGGPNGLRSSFSYRIFVSAVFSLLFLATVSVLFSSRHDSTPTEKGYVHHTILALNSDPLKTRVDLIYKQANDHVTLVNAYAAYARKLKLEISRQLRMFDDLAKNFSDLPMKPNYRASLFEPEGAVDEDVLRQFEKEVKDRVKFARLMIAEAKENYDNQMKIQKLKDTIFAVHDLLIKAKKNGVIASSIAAKSIPKSLHCLAMRLVGERIAHPEKYRDEEPESEFEDPSLYHYAIASDNVIAVSVVVNSVVKNAEEPWKHVFHIVTNRMLVAAMKVWFRMRPVQGGAHVEVKAVEDFSFLNSSYVPLLRQLESAKLQKPDLPNEAENANKDISSVKSRNPGELSMLNHLRFYLPEMYPKLHKILYLDDDVVVQKDLTGLWNIDMAGKVNGAVETCFGSFHRYSQYLNFSHPLIKERFNPKACAWAYGMNLFDLDAWRREKCTEEYHYWQNLNGDQTLWKSGTLPPGLITFYSSTKSLDKSWHVLGLGYNPSISMDEINHAAVIHYSGNMKPWLDVALNQYKNLWTKYVDNDMEFVQMCNFGL, from the exons ATGGCGGTCCCGGTGAGAGGAGGACGAGGGGGATCGGCGTTCGGGGGTCCCAACGGCCTCCGCAGCAGCTTCTCCTACAGGATCTTCGTCTCCGCCGTGTTCTCGCTCCTCTTCCTCGCCACCGTCTCCGTCCTCTTCTCCTCGCGTCACGATTCC ACGCCTACCGAGAAAGGATATGTACACCACACAATTTTAGCACTGAACTCTGACCCGCTGAAGACGAGGGTAGATTTGATTTATAAGCAAGCCAACGACCACGTTACGCTCGTGAATGCTTATGCTGCGTATGCTAGAAAGCTCAAGCTCGAGATTTCTAGGCAATTGAGGATGTTTGATGATCTGGCCAAGAACTTCTCTGATCTCCCGATGAAGCCGAATTACCGGGCGTCCCTGTTTGAACCGGAAGGTGCGGTGGATGAGGATGTGTTGAGGCAGTTTGAGAAGGAGGTTAAAGATAGAGTGAAGTTCGCAAGGTTGATGATTGCAGAGGCGAAGGAGAATTACGATAATCAGATGAAGATACAGAAGTTAAAGGATACTATCTTTGCTGTTCATGACCTGCTTATCAAAGCCAAGAAGAATGGGGTTATCGCAAGTTCGATTGCAGCAAAGTCGATACCGAAGAGTTTGCACTGCTTGGCTATGAGGCTGGTGGGGGAGAGGATCGCTCATCCAGAAAAGTACAGAGATGAAGAGCCAGAATCTGAGTTTGAAGATCCAAGCTTGTATCATTATGCAATAGCTTCTGATAATGTGATTGCTGTGTCGGTGGTGGTGAATTCGGTTGTGAAGAATGCAGAGGAGCCATGGAAGCATGTTTTCCATATTGTGACAAATAGGATGCTTGTTGCGGCGATGAAGGTGTGGTTCAGGATGAGGCCTGTCCAAGGGGGTGCGCATGTCGAGGTGAAGGCAGTGGAAGATTTCTCATTCTTGAACTCGTCGTATGTACCGTTGTTGAGGCAGTTGGAGTCTGCTAAACTCCAGAAACCTGATCTTCCAAACGAGGCTGAAAATGCTAATAAGGATATCAGCAGTGTCAAGTCAAGGAACCCTGGCGAGTTGTCCATGCTGAACCATCTTCGGTTTTATTTGCCGGAGATGTACCCTAAGCTGCACAAGATTTTGTATTTGGATGATGATGTTGTGGTTCAGAAGGACTTGACCGGGCTGTGGAATATTGACATGGCGGGGAAGGTGAATGGAGCTGTCGAGACCTGCTTTGGGTCTTTTCACCGCTATTCACAGTACTTGAATTTCTCGCACCCACTCATCAAAGAAAGATTTAATCCGAAGGCCTGTGCCTGGGCTTACGGAATGAACTTATTCGATCTTGATGCCTGGAGGCGTGAGAAATGCACAGAAGAGTACCACTATTGGCAGAACTTG AATGGAGATCAGACATTATGGAAATCAGGCACCCTTCCACCTGGCCTGATCACCTTCTACTCGTCAACAAAATCATTGGACAAGTCTTGGCATGTTCTTGGGCTTGGGTATAATCCAAGCATTAGCATGGATGAGATTAACCATGCGGCAGTTATACACTACAGTGGAAATATGAAACCTTGGCTAGATGTTGCTTTGAACCAATATAAAAACCTCTGGACCAAGTATGTCGACAATGACATGGAGTTCGTCCAAATGTGCAATTTTGGCCTTTGA
- the LOC104419470 gene encoding 6-phosphogluconate dehydrogenase, decarboxylating 1 yields the protein MATPSQPTRIGLAGLAVMGQNLALNIAEKGFPISVYNRTTSKVDETVERAKVEGNLPVYGFHDPKSFVNSVQKPRVIIMLVKAGAPVDQTIKTLSAHMEKGDCIIDGGNEWYENTERREKAMAELGLLYLGMGVSGGEEGARNGPSLMPGGSFDAYKYIEDILVKVAAQVDSGPCVTYIGKGGSGNFVKMVHNGIEYGDMQLISEAYDVLRSVGKLSNEELKDVFSEWNKGELLSFLIEITADIFGIKDDKGEGYLVDKVLDKTGMKGTGKWTVQQAADLSVAAPTIASSLDSRFLSGLKEERVKAAEVFKSGGFGDILADQEVDKKKLIDDVRQALYASKICSYAQGMNLIRAKSVEKGWDLTLGELARIWKGGCIIRAIFLDRIKQAYDRNADLANLLVDPEFAKEIIDRQAAWRRVVCLAINSGISVPGMSSSLAYFDTYRRSRVPANLVQAQRDYFGAHTYERVDMEGSFHTEWFKIAKQSKI from the coding sequence ATGGCCACCCCTTCGCAACCCACCAGAATTGGCCTCGCTGGCCTTGCTGTTATGGGCCAAAACCTAGCTCTCAATATTGCTGAGAAAGGCTTTCCCATCTCTGTCTACAATCGCACAACCTCAAAGGTTGATGAGACAGTTGAGAGAGCTAAGGTGGAAGGAAACCTCCCCGTATATGGCTTCCATGATCCCAAATCTTTTGTTAACTCAGTTCAAAAACCTCGAGTCATCATTATGCTTGTTAAGGCTGGGGCACCTGTAGATCAAACCATTAAGACACTTTCTGCACACATGGAGAAGGGTGATTGCATAATTGATGGTGGCAACGAGTGGTATGAGAATactgagaggagagagaaggctATGGCAGAGTTGGGTTTGCTCTACCTTGGGATGGGAGTTTCTGGTGGTGAAGAGGGTGCCAGAAATGGACCCTCTCTGATGCCCGGAGGATCTTTTGATGCCTACAAGTACATTGAAGATATTCTCGTCAAGGTGGCAGCTCAAGTAGACAGTGGACCATGTGTGACATATATCGGAAAAGGTGGATCTGGTAATTTCGTCAAGATGGTTCATAATGGTATCGAGTATGGTGATATGCAGCTCATCTCGGAGGCATATGATGTGCTGAGATCTGTCGGGAAGTTATCAAACGAGGAGCTGAAAGATGTCTTCTCAGAATGGAACAAGGGGGAGCTTCTGAGCTTTTTGATTGAAATCACTGCTGATATATTTGGAATTAAGGATGATAAGGGTGAGGGATATTTGGTTGATAAGGTTTTGGACAAGACTGGCATGAAGGGAACAGGTAAATGGACAGTTCAACAAGCTGCTGATTTGTCAGTCGCAGCTCCCACAATTGCGTCTTCATTAGATTCACGGTTCCTCAGTGGGTTAAAGGAGGAAAGGGTCAAAGCTGCTGAAGTATTCAAATCGGGCGGTTTTGGTGATATTCTGGCAGATCAAGAAGTTGATAAGAAGAAACTGATTGACGATGTGAGGCAGGCTCTCTATGCATCGAAGATTTGCAGTTATGCCCAGGGAATGAATTTGATACGCGCCAAGAGTGTCGAGAAGGGATGGGACCTGACTTTGGGTGAGCTGGCTAGGATTTGGAAGGGGGGATGCATTATTCGAGCCATTTTCCTGGACAGGATTAAGCAAGCCTACGACAGGAACGCAGATCTTGCAAATCTTCTTGTCGATCCAGAGTTCGCTAAGGAGATCATCGATCGGCAAGCTGCTTGGCGCAGAGTGGTCTGCCTCGCTATCAACTCAGGCATCAGCGTCCCGGGCATGTCCTCCAGTCTTGCTTACTTCGATACTTACAGGAGGTCAAGAGTGCCGGCCAATCTCGTCCAGGCTCAACGTGATTATTTCGGTGCTCACACATATGAAAGGGTCGACATGGAGGGATCTTTCCATACAGAATGGTTCAAAATTGCCAAGCAATCAAAGATATAA